In bacterium, one DNA window encodes the following:
- the holA gene encoding DNA polymerase III subunit delta: MAYGRGSRSGPDFQQLRDELAREAYRPVYLLAGEDAHRMAGVVTYLKKKLLGETDAAFNFHAYDGDDAEVGNVVQQALSYPMMCSHQVICVKRAEKLVTDAGAEAGLIKYVKKPAAETVLILMSDKVDGRHKWVKACKSAGCFFDFSPPRGRDLVGWVMRTASSQGLNMGQELAELLTELIGDDLNVLSGEIEKLALITADSKTQLDDGKLLEVILEQRAVDPFELVRLLGPGQGAAGLRVYHRYLADGRSPYELAPLLIWRVKQVAQVASLRREGVDPGQMPGVIGASPYAVKQARETADRWGDAGVRKALRACMQCESALKSSPLGPEKVLERAILDICTK, encoded by the coding sequence ATGGCGTACGGCCGCGGTAGCAGATCCGGCCCCGATTTCCAGCAGCTGCGCGACGAGCTGGCACGAGAGGCGTATCGCCCAGTTTACCTGCTGGCGGGCGAGGATGCGCATCGCATGGCCGGGGTGGTCACCTACCTGAAGAAGAAGCTGCTGGGGGAGACAGATGCGGCGTTCAACTTCCATGCGTATGACGGGGACGACGCCGAGGTGGGCAACGTCGTCCAGCAGGCCCTCAGCTATCCAATGATGTGCAGCCACCAGGTGATCTGCGTGAAGCGCGCCGAGAAGCTGGTGACCGACGCCGGCGCCGAGGCGGGTCTGATCAAATACGTCAAGAAGCCGGCTGCCGAGACGGTATTGATACTCATGTCCGATAAAGTAGATGGCCGGCACAAATGGGTAAAAGCCTGCAAATCGGCAGGATGTTTCTTCGATTTCTCACCACCGCGCGGTCGTGATCTCGTTGGCTGGGTCATGCGCACTGCCAGCAGCCAGGGCCTGAACATGGGACAGGAACTGGCCGAACTCCTCACGGAACTCATCGGCGACGACCTGAACGTTCTCAGCGGCGAGATCGAGAAGCTCGCGCTGATCACCGCCGATTCGAAAACGCAGCTCGATGACGGGAAATTGCTCGAGGTCATCCTGGAGCAGCGCGCCGTCGATCCTTTCGAACTGGTCAGGCTGCTGGGTCCCGGTCAAGGCGCGGCCGGATTGCGCGTGTACCATCGCTATCTCGCCGATGGACGGTCACCCTACGAGCTGGCGCCGTTGTTGATCTGGCGGGTCAAGCAGGTGGCACAGGTGGCGTCCCTGCGGCGGGAAGGAGTGGACCCAGGTCAGATGCCCGGTGTCATCGGCGCGTCGCCGTATGCAGTGAAGCAGGCCCGTGAGACTGCAGATCGGTGGGGTGACGCCGGGGTGAGAAAGGCCCTGCGGGCCTGCATGCAGTGCGAATCCGCTCTCAAGAGCAGCCCGTTGGGACCGGAGAAGGTGTTGGAGAGGGCGATTCTGGATATCTGTACGAAATGA
- a CDS encoding PqqD family protein, whose translation MFGFKKTPKPDRWKGRNVLELVPVQLVAHEASGTDGLVRLLEPRFRDRLLGRILQPRLPRERAHVKVELDARGSDIWRAIDGRTSVAELVGLFVARHPDDSQQAPERVWRFLAVMEHHGFIELEPTTEA comes from the coding sequence TTGTTCGGGTTCAAGAAAACGCCGAAGCCGGACCGCTGGAAGGGGCGGAATGTCCTGGAACTGGTACCCGTGCAACTGGTCGCCCACGAGGCCTCCGGCACGGATGGGCTTGTCCGGTTGCTGGAGCCGCGCTTCAGGGATCGTCTGCTGGGTAGGATCCTGCAGCCGCGGTTGCCTCGGGAGCGCGCCCACGTGAAGGTGGAGCTGGACGCGCGGGGCAGCGACATCTGGCGCGCCATCGACGGCCGGACCAGCGTCGCGGAGTTGGTCGGGCTCTTCGTCGCACGCCATCCAGACGATTCGCAGCAGGCGCCGGAAAGGGTCTGGCGCTTCCTCGCGGTCATGGAGCACCACGGCTTCATCGAGCTCGAGCCTACCACCGAGGCCTGA
- a CDS encoding adenine phosphoribosyltransferase: MDLKTVIRDVPDFPQPGILFRDITPVLERPDAFRAALDGLADLISATAFDKIAALESRGFIFAAPLARQLGKPLIILRKPGKLPGRTVSVAYDLEYGSAALEAHDDSLSAGDKVLIVDDLLATGGTAAAAQLLVTRLGATVAAQLFLVELEDLEGRSRLAGTPVFSLVKYSGDG, from the coding sequence ATGGACCTGAAGACCGTGATCCGCGACGTGCCCGACTTCCCGCAGCCGGGCATCCTGTTCCGGGACATCACACCCGTGCTGGAGAGACCCGACGCCTTTCGCGCCGCCCTGGACGGCCTCGCGGACCTGATCTCTGCCACGGCCTTCGACAAGATCGCCGCGCTGGAATCGCGCGGCTTCATCTTCGCCGCACCCCTGGCCCGCCAGCTGGGCAAGCCGCTGATCATCCTGCGCAAGCCGGGCAAGCTGCCGGGCCGGACGGTCTCTGTCGCGTACGATCTGGAATACGGCTCGGCCGCCCTCGAGGCTCACGACGATTCCCTGTCCGCCGGCGACAAGGTGTTGATCGTGGACGACTTGCTCGCCACCGGCGGGACGGCCGCCGCCGCGCAGCTACTCGTGACGCGACTCGGCGCCACGGTCGCCGCGCAGCTCTTCCTGGTCGAACTGGAGGATCTGGAGGGCAGATCGCGCCTGGCGGGCACACCAGTATTTTCACTTGTCAAATATTCCGGAGACGGCTAG
- a CDS encoding LysM peptidoglycan-binding domain-containing M23 family metallopeptidase has translation MITMIDNRPGSPSGKRIRGLPGFANDRVVFLAASLITLVLAMAGAPVLAASEDGWYVVRPGDYLGRIAELTGTTVSALKRDNGLRSDLIHPAQRLRVTRPFGLTRAAGTRWRRPFAGTAGAELRSFGDQRQGRITTRHTGVDMAYARGAHVVAPAHGVVRYVGEQDGYGRLMIIEHGGGFATVLGPFSSDDVYVETGRIVLRGDGLGLTGAPAEGNQPYLHIELRRDNEAVDPARLLR, from the coding sequence ATGATCACCATGATCGACAACCGTCCTGGATCACCGTCGGGCAAACGCATTCGCGGTCTGCCAGGATTCGCGAATGACCGCGTCGTATTTCTCGCCGCCTCGCTGATCACGCTCGTGCTGGCCATGGCCGGTGCGCCGGTTCTCGCCGCCTCCGAGGACGGCTGGTACGTGGTGCGCCCGGGCGACTACCTGGGCCGCATCGCCGAGCTGACGGGCACCACCGTTTCCGCACTCAAGCGGGACAACGGCCTCAGGAGCGATCTCATCCACCCGGCGCAGAGGCTGCGCGTGACCCGCCCGTTCGGACTCACGCGCGCCGCCGGCACCCGCTGGCGCCGCCCCTTCGCCGGGACCGCGGGCGCCGAGCTGCGTTCCTTCGGCGACCAGCGCCAGGGCCGGATCACCACCCGCCACACCGGGGTGGACATGGCCTATGCTCGGGGCGCACACGTGGTCGCTCCCGCCCACGGCGTCGTCCGCTACGTGGGCGAGCAGGACGGCTACGGCCGGCTGATGATCATCGAGCACGGGGGAGGATTCGCCACGGTACTCGGACCCTTCTCCTCCGATGACGTCTACGTCGAGACCGGCCGGATCGTGCTGCGCGGCGACGGCCTGGGCCTGACCGGCGCGCCGGCGGAGGGGAACCAGCCCTATCTGCACATCGAGCTGCGCCGGGACAACGAGGCCGTCGATCCGGCTCGTTTGCTGCGCTGA
- a CDS encoding small multi-drug export protein, with product MREQILEWAEHLPPPLAIFAIATLPIFELRGAIPYAYTPLAASFGSAHPVLTFLIAAAGNFVPVLPILTLLGPAERRLRRFARADRFFTWLFARTERRSGLIRRYQAIGLILFVAIPLPMTGAWTGSVAAYLFRLPLRFSIPCIILGICVAGILVTLVSMGVLHLWSNV from the coding sequence ATGCGTGAACAGATACTCGAATGGGCCGAGCACCTGCCGCCGCCGTTGGCGATCTTCGCGATCGCCACGCTGCCGATCTTCGAGCTGCGCGGCGCCATCCCCTACGCCTATACGCCCCTGGCCGCCAGCTTCGGCAGCGCGCATCCGGTGCTCACGTTCCTGATCGCGGCGGCGGGCAACTTCGTGCCGGTGCTGCCGATCCTGACCCTGCTGGGCCCGGCCGAGCGCCGTCTGCGCCGCTTCGCCCGCGCCGACCGCTTCTTCACCTGGCTCTTCGCGCGCACCGAACGCCGCAGCGGACTCATACGCCGCTACCAGGCCATCGGCCTGATCCTGTTCGTAGCCATCCCTCTGCCCATGACCGGCGCCTGGACCGGCTCGGTGGCCGCCTACCTCTTCAGGCTGCCCTTGCGTTTTTCGATCCCGTGTATCATCCTTGGCATCTGCGTCGCCGGAATCCTGGTGACGCTCGTTTCGATGGGGGTCTTGCACCTCTGGTCCAACGTGTAG
- a CDS encoding protein-L-isoaspartate(D-aspartate) O-methyltransferase codes for MRSRAAATDYAVARRRMVSDQLAGAGVADPQVLAAMYKVPRHLFVPTLLRHRAYHGCALPIGYGQTISQPFIVGLMTALLELRGDAHVLEVGTGSGYQAAVLSHLCRSVVSVERIEPLALRSARRLDELGYDNVEIYAADGGDGVPERGPYDAVVVTACPARLPSLLFHQLREGGTLVLPIGAGEEQTLYRYRKHGGEARVERSVPCRFVPMLSGLTGSAADA; via the coding sequence ATGAGGAGCCGCGCCGCAGCGACCGACTACGCCGTGGCCCGCCGACGCATGGTCTCCGACCAGCTCGCAGGCGCAGGCGTCGCCGACCCGCAGGTGCTGGCGGCCATGTACAAGGTGCCGCGCCACCTGTTCGTGCCCACCCTGCTGCGCCACCGCGCCTATCACGGCTGCGCCCTGCCCATCGGCTACGGTCAGACCATCAGCCAGCCCTTCATCGTGGGCCTGATGACCGCCCTGCTGGAACTGCGCGGCGACGCGCACGTGCTGGAGGTCGGCACGGGATCGGGCTACCAGGCGGCCGTGCTCTCGCACCTGTGCCGCTCGGTGGTGAGCGTGGAGCGCATCGAACCCCTGGCGCTGCGTTCGGCGCGCAGGCTCGACGAGCTGGGCTACGACAACGTGGAGATCTACGCCGCCGACGGCGGCGACGGGGTGCCCGAACGCGGTCCCTACGACGCGGTCGTCGTCACGGCCTGTCCGGCCCGCCTGCCGTCCCTGCTTTTCCACCAGCTGCGCGAAGGCGGCACGCTGGTCCTGCCCATCGGCGCGGGCGAGGAGCAGACCCTATACCGCTACCGCAAGCACGGGGGAGAGGCGCGGGTCGAACGTTCGGTTCCCTGCCGGTTCGTGCCGATGCTGTCGGGTTTGACGGGGAGCGCAGCCGATGCGTGA
- the surE gene encoding 5'/3'-nucleotidase SurE — MIRHILLSNDDGIDAHGLNLLARVLSERDDIRVTTVAPADQQSASSHSLTLRVPLRVIDYGDGRFAVTGTPTDSVLVGVEHILKDDPPDAVISGVNHGSNMGEDVTYSGTVAAALEGAILGLPSYAVSCTSWRPEHWDTVEAYLRGHLDALLDQELPRNTLLNVNIPDLPADEIRGVRVAPLGSRQYSDVITEQLDPRGKPYLWIGGNGPTWDEVPDTDATLSQAGYVVVTPLRVDLTHEIMLARLSGLNHEGPLKP, encoded by the coding sequence ATGATCCGGCACATCCTGCTGAGCAACGACGACGGCATCGACGCCCACGGCCTGAACCTGCTGGCCCGGGTGCTGTCCGAACGCGACGACATCCGGGTGACCACCGTGGCGCCGGCCGACCAGCAGAGCGCCTCGAGTCACAGCCTCACCCTGCGCGTCCCGTTGCGTGTGATCGACTACGGCGACGGCCGTTTCGCCGTCACCGGCACGCCGACCGACAGCGTGCTGGTGGGCGTGGAGCACATCCTCAAGGACGACCCCCCCGACGCGGTGATCAGCGGCGTCAACCACGGCTCGAACATGGGGGAGGACGTCACCTATTCCGGCACCGTGGCGGCGGCGCTGGAGGGAGCCATCCTGGGCCTGCCCAGCTACGCCGTCTCCTGCACCAGCTGGCGGCCCGAACACTGGGATACCGTGGAGGCTTATCTGCGCGGCCACCTCGACGCGCTGCTCGACCAGGAGCTGCCCCGCAACACCCTGCTCAACGTCAACATACCCGACCTGCCGGCGGACGAGATCCGCGGCGTGCGCGTCGCCCCCCTGGGCAGCCGGCAATACAGCGACGTCATCACCGAGCAGCTCGATCCCCGCGGCAAGCCGTACCTGTGGATCGGCGGCAACGGCCCCACCTGGGATGAAGTGCCCGACACGGACGCCACCCTCAGCCAGGCGGGCTACGTGGTCGTCACGCCCCTGCGCGTGGACCTGACCCACGAGATCATGCTCGCCCGGCTGTCCGGGCTCAACCACGAGGGACCGTTGAAACCATGA
- a CDS encoding glycosyltransferase family 2 protein, with translation MHVGVILPALNAASFVGPLLDEIRERQPDIRALVVDDGSTDGTGDVARAHGAEIATHAQNRGKGAALLTGFQHALAAGWDWTFTMDADGQHLPAEMQSFLDAALSASFDIVVGTRMDATADMPWIRKATNVFTSRVVSRLAGCPIPDSQNGYRLLRVAVLDGLETTTANYDFESEVLVRLARRGARIGSVPTAAVYGEQGSSIRPLRDTVRFFRLVYRLRREARRGDRR, from the coding sequence ATGCACGTCGGCGTCATCCTCCCGGCCCTGAACGCGGCCTCGTTTGTGGGGCCGCTGCTGGACGAGATCCGCGAGCGTCAGCCCGATATCCGTGCGCTGGTCGTGGACGACGGCAGCACCGACGGCACCGGCGACGTCGCCCGCGCCCACGGTGCCGAAATCGCCACCCACGCGCAGAACCGCGGCAAGGGTGCGGCCCTGCTGACCGGTTTCCAGCACGCCCTGGCCGCGGGCTGGGACTGGACCTTCACCATGGACGCCGACGGCCAGCACCTGCCGGCTGAGATGCAGTCCTTCCTGGACGCCGCGTTATCTGCTAGCTTTGATATCGTCGTCGGGACGCGCATGGACGCGACCGCGGACATGCCCTGGATCCGCAAGGCAACCAATGTTTTCACCAGCCGGGTCGTGAGCCGCCTGGCGGGCTGTCCCATCCCGGACTCGCAGAACGGCTACCGCCTGCTGCGCGTAGCTGTCCTGGACGGCCTGGAGACGACCACCGCCAACTACGACTTCGAGTCGGAGGTGCTGGTCCGACTGGCGCGGCGCGGCGCCCGCATCGGCTCTGTGCCGACGGCGGCGGTGTACGGCGAACAGGGCAGCTCCATCAGGCCCCTGCGCGACACGGTGCGCTTCTTCAGGCTCGTTTACCGCCTGCGCCGCGAGGCCAGACGAGGAGATCGACGATGA
- a CDS encoding response regulator, with translation MSDKKVLIIDDDVNAVKFLSVVLEEGGIETLTANDGSEGWQIIQENAVDLIVLDVMMPKKTGFTLFKQLKRDEKLKDIPVLMLTGVAASLEELDSAAANTEERPFDCLRESLRHMIAAMREEGLVKPEMFVDKPIDPEAFMGRVRQLIGD, from the coding sequence ATGAGCGACAAGAAGGTTCTGATCATCGACGATGATGTGAACGCCGTGAAGTTCCTCTCGGTGGTGCTAGAGGAGGGGGGGATCGAGACCCTGACCGCCAATGACGGCAGTGAGGGCTGGCAAATAATCCAGGAGAACGCAGTCGACCTGATCGTCCTGGATGTGATGATGCCAAAAAAGACCGGCTTCACCCTCTTCAAACAGCTGAAAAGGGACGAGAAACTGAAGGACATTCCGGTGCTTATGCTGACCGGTGTCGCCGCCTCCCTTGAAGAGTTAGACTCCGCCGCCGCCAACACCGAGGAGCGGCCATTTGACTGCCTGCGCGAATCGTTGCGCCATATGATCGCGGCCATGCGCGAGGAGGGGCTGGTCAAGCCGGAGATGTTCGTCGACAAGCCGATCGATCCGGAAGCCTTCATGGGTCGGGTGCGCCAACTGATCGGGGACTAG